The segment CATCACGCTCAATGTCTGACATCAGTGCTCCTGTTTTACCGATTAATGATGACGTACGTTTCAACTCGCCTTTTACTTTTACGTCAATTTTATTTTTTGTTGCTTTGATCGTTACTTTTGGGGAAGAAACAAACTCTTCTTTCGTCAATCGTGAACGAACCATTCCTTCGATTGCTTTTTTGTCTAATGTTAACTCGCCATCACCTTTTTTTAGTAAGAATGAACGGTAAGTTTTTGGGTAGAATAATAAGACTAGAATCAATATAAGTGTCAACACAGCAAAAGCTGCGGTTACCCAAAAGACATATTGTTGTACGTAAAAGTTAGTTAATGATAAAAAGCGAAATTCTTCTAACTTAAACGGCAATGGATAAACTGAGCTTAGCAACATTGCAAATATTAAAACAGACAGCAGAAGGATCAGTAAGATCGCTCCTATCGTTTTGGCTCCTTTGTTCATTGTCTCGCCCTCCTAGCTTCTTGTCACTGATTATAGATTAATGGCTTCTCCACCAGTGATACCGTAAATCTGTGCTGTGACATAGCTTGCTTTGTTGGATGCAAGAAAGACATAAACAGGCGCTAATTCAGCTGGTTGTCCTGCACGTTCCAACAATGCTTGTTGACCAAACTCAGGTAGATCTTCTTTGGGTTGACCTGCATCTAGTTGTAATGGTGTCCAAATTGGTCCTGGTGCTACGCCGTTGACACGAATTCCTTTTGGTGCTAATTGTTTTGCTAAACCAATGGTGAAGTTTGCAATCGAAGCTTTAGTCGCTGCATAATCTAACAAGTGTTCACTTGGATTGAATGCTTGGACTGAAGTCGTTGTAAGGATTGCTCCTCCTGCTGGAATATGTGGAATTGCTTCCTTCACAAGTGCAAACATTGCGATGATATTTACAGCAAAAGTATCTTTTACTTGTTCCAATGGGATTTCTGCAATTGAAGGGGACGAAATTTGTTGCGCCGCATTAAGAACAAGTGTGTCTAATCCACCAAAAGCATCCACTGTTTTTTGGATGATTTCTTTTGGTGCAGCTTCATCTCGCAAATCATAAGGTAATAGTAATGCTTTACGTCCAGCTTCTTCGATATAATGGGCCACTTGTTGCGCGTCTTCTTCTTCACCTGGGAAAAATTGAATGGCTACATCTGCACCTTCTCGTGCAAAGGCAATAGCCGCGGCACGTCCAATACCAGAGTCTGCACCTGTGATCAAGACACGGCGATTTGCTAATTGCTCTGTGCCTTTATAGCTTTCTTCTCCACAATCAGGTACAGGTTTCATATCCTTTTGCAAAGCCGGAGTTTCTTGATCCTGTTTTGGAAATTCTTCTGTGTGATATAGTTTTCTTGGGTCGATTAAATTTGGTTCTGTCATGTTGATCCTCCTAGTTTTTAGTCATAACTGACGTTATAAATTTGGGCGTTTAAGCCCATATTGGTTATTTCGTGTAATCTTTTCTAAATAAGTGATACCCTAAAGCAGCAGCAGCAACGATTGAGCCCCCTAATACTAAGAGGAAACCAGTTGCTGAATCTTCTCCTGGTAAACCGCCTGTGTTCATTCCCCAAATACCTGCGATCATCGCAGGCACAGAGATGATCAATGCGGTAGAATCCAGATATTTCATCAGATGATTCAAATTGTTGTCCATCATGCCATTGAACAGATCACCGATACTTTCTAACAGATCGCGATAAATCAAAATCATCTTCTCTGTTTGACGTTGTCTCAAACGAACGTCATAAAGCAACTGTTCATCATTGACACGTTCTTTGAATTCAGGAGTCTCCCAGAGGAGGTCCATTGTCTCTTTTTGATCCCGCAACGTATGATCGATATAAACAATATCTCTTTCTAAATCAGCCTGCTTATACAATTCTTCATTTTCTGTCGTTTTTCGTGCTTCTTGATCTAGCGAATCAATACGCGTTTTCATTTCACGAAGTTCTTTGACAAAATGGGTATAAATATCTAATGCCGCATAAACAATCACTTTTTCGAAAGAATCGATTTTATTACCATGATGTTCAATCAGCCGATCGATAAAATTGGTTTTTTCGTCTCGACAAGTAATCAATAAGTCATTTGATATGACGAAAGATAATGGTGTCAGACGACGTTCGATTTTTTCTTTTTCACTTGAAAGGTTGAGCAGTACTAAGGAAATCGGGTTGTTCAAACTTGTTCCTGATAGATGTTCTAAGCGGGAGACCTCTTCTGGATAAGTCATACCAACAAATATATCTTCAGGGAGTTGATAGGTTCGAGTTACCTGTTCGATTTCCTCAGTATCGCTCGTATCAATAACAAGCCAATTAAAATGTTCTTCATCTGCGGCTATTACTTTCTTGTTTTCATCAATCAAGTAATATTCCAGCATGGTGAATCGTCCTTTCTAGTGTACACTCAGCTAAAGAAACAATTAGTTAGTTTGATGTTATGATCTAGTACAGCAATCTCGTTTTCCAATGAGAAACTATTTAATACATGATCATAATCCATCGTCAAATGTTTGCCTAAATAGCATTGTTCACTTTGTGATGTATAGATTTCTAGCGAAGGATGATTGATTTTTGTGACGTATAGTCCAAACTCAGTAACAAAAGGGATAATTTGAAAAAAGCTACCTTTCGCACACGCTCCTTTGTCTCTAAGGAAAGGATCTTTACTATTGATCAATGCAAGCGCTAATTTTGATTGTTCGCCTGCTTTTTCCTTTAAGATGTCCATCGCATTTCTTGTCAGCGTAATTTCCATATCGATCATCTCCTCTATTAATAGTAAGTTTTTTCTATTATCGATCAATGACTCAATTCAGTATTTCGTTGAACACGAGCGTACAATGGATATTTAGGGAATGATTTAACACAACGAAAAGCGGTCATATTTGCATACTTTTCATAGTATTTTTTACTAGCACCTTTAAACTCTTCACTCCATGGTTTGATATGCCCAGAGTAATGGATGATATAAGGCTTACGACGTGCTTCTTCGTACTCTTCTTCTCCTTGAGCCGTTGGATGTTGTTTTGCTTTCGCCATGATGTAACCTTGTGCATTCCATTTTGGATGCAAAGCAATCCAACGATCGTGTAAGATAGCATTCAAAGCATCTTGGTCATGGAATCGAAGTTTTTCTGGGTTTTCTTCGATGAATTTTAGAACGTTTTTCGTGATGTTTTGTTCTAACCATTTTTCAACATTGATCAGCATCAAGCCGGAGTTAAAGTAACGCATTGAATCTGCTTCAATCTCCATTTTTTCAAGACGTTGGTGGAAACCAGCATCTTCAACTGCTGCCATCACTGCGCCATTAAACTCTAGATCCCATAGTTTACTGATATCATTCAACGCGATCATGTCACAGTCCATATAAAGGATACGTTCGACATTTTTCCCTCTAAATAACTCAGGGATCGCAATACGATAGTATGCTGTTTCAGGGATACGATCACTTGTCACTAAGTTTTTGAAGAATTTTTTGTTGATTTTCAAAAATTCAACATCTGTATTCATTCGTGAATTTTTCACTGAGTAACGTAAAAGATTTTTACTTTCTAATTCAATATCATCATCAATCACGTAGAAACGTACAAACACTTTCGGGTCACTATTTTCTAAAATCGACACAAACAGTGCTGCTAGATGAGGCACAAATTTTGTATTACAACTAGAGACAACTGCTACTTCTTTTCTTCTATTCATTTACCTCGCCTACTTTCATTAATACGCTATGCGCTAGATTTTTTAGATAGATTTGTGTATAAGGATGATCCTCTAATGTATTCCAAGGTTTATCATGCCCTGTGAAATGGACGATTGAAGGAGCTTCATTCCCGCTCTTATATAATTCTTCATATTTCTTATCTGGAGCTGGATGGCGTTCAAAAATCAATGAACATTGCATGTTCCATTTTGGATGAAGTTGTTCCCAATCTCCATATAAGACACCATTCAATGCGTCTTGGTCATGATAGATAATCTGTTCACCATTTTCTTTTAGGAATTGGATCGTTTTATCTGTAATGTCTTTTTCATTCCATTGATCAATATCGATCACCATGACACCTGAGTTAAAATAGTATTCTTCTGAATCGATCCCTAGGCGCTTCAACGCTTTTGTTTGTCCTGGATCAATTACTGCCCCAATTGTTTTACCGTTCAATGATTCGTCATATAATGCAACGATATCATCTAACACTAAAACGTCTGCATCTAGATACAACACTTTTTTATAATTGTATTTTGCTAAGGTCTTAGGTAGAGAAATTCTTAAATACGCCGTTGTTGTAATGTGGTCACTGACTAAGAAATCTTCATATACATCTTTCTCCACTGTCAAGAATTGGATGCTTGCATGTTCTGAGTGTTGTGCAACTGTCTGACGCAATCCTTCTTTACTATATTCTGATAGGCCATCATCAATCACATAAAAATATATATGTCTCATCTTATTCGCATTTTCCAGTGCCGTTGCAATCATTACGCTTAGATAAGGAGCATAATTTTCATCTGAAGCAGTCACAACCGGTACAGTCCCATACTTAATCTCCATCAAAATCACTCCTTTTTTTAATCTTTTTCTAACCTGTTCTACATCTACAATATGCCTACTTTTTCATGAAAGCAAAAGATATGCTTTGTTTTTTATGAATATTACCCAAAATTTGCCCTTTTTTATGAAAATGAAAACGAAAACATTAAGATTGTTATGCTTTTTTATACAGCGGTCTTAACCATTTTCTTACTAATATTCTTTTCTCCATTTATGAAAAATCTTTTTTGAAAAAGTTCAAAGAGTTAAAGCATTTTATTTTTATTTTAGAAGTTTCTCATTTAAGCTATTGGTGAAAGAAAAAAGACTAAGGGAGCGTAAAAAGATGAAATTAGCAGCTATTGATCTAGACGGGACCTTGCTTGATTCCCAAGGAGTTGTCCCACAAGAAAATATACGCGCATTAAAAGCTTTCTCCTCTAATGGAGGAATCGTAACGATTGCAACAGGAAGAAATAGTATTTCTGCCAAGGATGTCTTTGCACAATTAGGCGTCAGCGGCTATTTGATTTCTTCTAACGGTGCATTGATTTCCGAAATGAAAGATGGCAAGATCGATTATGTATTAAGACGCTCAAAAATCGAAGTACCTATACTTAAAAAGGCCTTTTATTTAGCAAAAGAAGCAAAAATATCGATCATCGCAAGTCGAGAAACACAAGATGATCAAATCACTTTTGATGAAACTGCTTTAGTAAAAGACGATCCTTATTATCAACACTTCAACTTGCAAAATCATTCCTTTGATGAGATCACAAAACAGTTGGACGATCCTTCCTTAAGCTATTTGAAATTAGCTCTGACGGATAAAAATGAGGAAAAACTACAAAAAATCCAAGCAGAGTTGAAGAAAGAAGGAATTGATTCTGTTTTTTCAGACCCACATTTCCTAGAAATCACTCCTAAAAATATTACAAAGGCCCACTCACTCTTATTTCTAACTGAGTACTTAGGGTTATCTTCAGAAGACGTCATGGCGTTTGGTGATCAAGAAAATGATTTGGCAATGCTTGAATTCAGCGGATTAAGCGTGGCTATGGGCAATGCGCAAGAACATGTGAAGGATTTAGCAGATGAGGTGACAGAAACCAATGATGAAGCCGGTGTCGCAAACTTTTTGAATGATCACTTTTTATAAGGAGAGATGATAGATGTTAGTTGTTATCGATATGCAAAATCATATTTTAGATCCAACTAGTGAATTTTATATCGAAGATGCTGAAGCATTAGTTGAGCGAGTAAACACACGTTTAAACCAAGCACGTGCAGCGAATGAATACGTACTATTCACTCGTGATATCCCTATTGATCGGAAAGATGAGGCAGAAAGTGAAGATCTTAAAATCATTCCCACGCTCTCTCCTCTACCAAATGAGCGGGAAATCAAAAAATACTACTTTACTCTGCCGCCAGAAACATTAACAGAGATCAAGCATTCCCTTTTTGAACGTAAAGAAGAACAAAAAACGATTGAAGTGGTTGGGATCGAAACTAATTTGTGTGTCTTATCCAACACAATCGCTTTACAAAGCGCCTTTCCAGAAGCTGACTTTATCATTGATTCGTCACTAGTCAGCAGCCGTGTTCACGAGCCACAAGCACTTAAACTTCTAAAAGACTTTAATGTCTATGTCAAAGATTAAATGGTCGAAACGAATCTAAAAACATAAAAAAAGGTGGAATGAAAGTTCCACCTTTTTTTATGTTTTTTTCAAATTATACGTCTACAGAAGAATCATGTTTTTTATCGAAATATTTGTTCAGAATCGCATAACATGCTATCTTTTATCTAGTGAATATAAATCTAGTATATTCTCAAATAGAATAACTCAAAATACAATTTATGCACGAATAAAATATAGCTATGGGAGTTTATTTATTATGCTGGAATTGAGCCGACTTGCTTTTATTTTTCCTGTTTTTATATTTGTACCGATTGTCTTTTCGTTTATCAAATGGACGAAAGAACGAAAAAAAATCGCTTTAAGTAGTTTGCCTGCGATCTATTTTATGTATAAAATATTAAACTATCAGTTTTTCGAACCCTTCCAGATCTTCACATTTAATTTAGTTGGGTTCATTTTCTCCATACTCTTTGTCATTGGGTATTTATTTTATCTAAACAGAAAAAATAAACGTTAACTCTCATAGATGATTATTTAGAGAAAGGTGAGGTAAAATGACGATTGAAGAAGCGATTTTACTGGATACACTGCATTGCCGTTTAAACTTCCTCAAAGATAAAAAGCATTTAACTACACCACAGGTTGCTGAAAAAGTGAACTTACCGATTGAGACATATAAAAACTATGAAGATGGAAAAAATATACCTAGTATCATCGAATTGATCTTTATCGCAGATTTTTACGACACGACCATCGATTATTTGATTGGTCGAACGGAAGCATCCTAAACACTTAATTCACTGTTTTAGAAAGAAGGAAATATTATATGCGCTTATGGCATCAAAGCCTCTTGCAATCACTTCCGCGCCAACAATTATTAGGACAACATCGCGAATGTTGTGCTCTGAGAGGCAATGGTTGGGGACGAAAACATGCGACTGTCGATTACGTTTTTACACATTCGCCTTACAAATTATTTCAGTATCATTTGTTAGTAATGGAAGAAATGAAGAAACAAAATTATAAACCTGGTGAGGAATGGTTTGATCCCTTGTATCGTGGAAAAATTTGTGAACCTTATTCTACCCTTTCCCCTATTGAATGGACCTCACCACTTTATCCAGAACATGATCAAATCTACTTAGCCGAATGTGTGGCAAACTTAGAACAGAAAGGGATCATCTTGTAAACAAGCAATAATACATTGCTCTATCAAACCTCTCGATTGCTGAATCGAGAGGCTTTTATTGAAATTAGACATAAAAAAAACTGCTCTTTCATAAGAAAGAGCAGTAAGATATCAATCGTTTGATTATGCTTTAACGATGTTGATTGCTTGAGGGCCACGTTGTCCATCTTCAACATCAAAAGTCACAGCTTGACCTTCGTCTAATGTTTTGAAACCGTCACCTTGGATAGCTGAAAAATGAGCGAATACGTCATTTCCATCTTCACCAGTGATAAATCCAAAACCTTTGTCTGCGTTAAACCATTTTACTGTACCGTTATTCATGTATATTTCCTCCTGATACGTATCAACGTACGTTTATAGTGCAATAAATATTTGATAGGCAAAAGGAGTCTTATAATGTTTAACTTATAGCTCAAATTACGTTTCAAAATAGATTACTTTTACACTATAGCATGCCCTTTTAGAAAACACAACTATAAACCCTCGGTACTTTCAATTTCTCTATTCATCTCATTTGTTTGATTTGTTCATTAGATGAAGCAATGTCTTTCTTCTGATAAATCATTCCTAACTTCTGCATCAAAAACCGGTCACTCACATTAGACAGCATTCGTCTAATTCCGCTGATAGCTTCCTCTGGCGCAGATCCTTGAACAAACCAGAAAACCGATTTTTGATACAAAGGAGCATCTGGTGTGTCTAACCCATACTCAAATAGATCCGTCCAGCGATCAATAAATGTTTTTAACAAACCGGTCACATCCCACCAGTAGATGGGCGTACCAATCACCAAGACGTCAGCTTGTTTGATTACTCCCATGACTTTGTCAAATTCATCCTTTTCGGTCATCTGTCCTAACTGATTGATCGAATAATCAACTAAATGCAGGACCGTATAGTCGATATCCTTTAAGATTTTTTCTCCCCATTTAACGGTCATCCCCTCTTTGTTCGGGCTTGCATTAATAAACAAAATGCGCATATTAACTCCTCCTCTACCCAGTTTTTCATCCTGACTCTCTTTTTCATGTAAACTCTTGGTTTATTTTTATATTCGAACGATTATGATATCAAAACGATACTTTTCTTCATCAAATATAACATTTTTTACATAAAAAAAACAAATATTAAAAAAATCATCATCCATTAAAACTCTCTGTTATTATGTTCATCTTAATGATAAAATAAAGTTTGTTTGTTATTATTTCTTTATATAATTATAACGTTGTGCTTTCTTCTACTACTTTTCTTTTTTGATTTATCTACACTCTCTAACTGGCTTTCGTCGGTTCGATTCCGACATAGAGAATACGGTCAATCACCGTAAATAAAACCAATCGCTTTTATTAGGGGGAGCTTTGCATGAAAGCGATCTATTTTTCGTAGAAACAGGAGGAAAAAATGAATTTATTGTTGTTATTGTTAGGATTAATCAGTTTGATGCTTGGTCTACATCTATTTAGTCGATCAAGTAAAAGAAATGGAAAAGCTTGGCAGCGCCATCTCATTTTATTTAGTGCTTTATTCGGTTTACTACTGGTCAGTAGCGCTTGCGGATCTGGTACCAATCAAGCGTCAAAAGCAGATACCGCTACTTCGGAAACAACTTCAACATCTAGTGAAGAAAAAGCCCAACGAGAAGCGGCGGAAAAGAAAGAATTAGAAGAGAAAAAGAAAGAAGAAAAATTAGCAGCTGAGAAAAAAGCACAAGAAGAACAAGCGAAACGTGAAGCAGATAAGAAAGCGCAAGAAGAACAAGCAAAACGTAAAGCAGATAAGAAAGCGCAAGAAGAACAAGCAAAACGTAAAGCAGATAAGAAAGCGCAAGAAGAACAAGCAAGACTTGAAGCGGAAAAGAAAGCTCAGGAAGAACAAGCTCGTCTCGAAGCAGAACAGGCAGCACAGGCAGCGGAACAAGCGCGTATCGCTGAAGAAGCTCGTGTAGCTGCTGAACAAGCAGAAGCCCAGCGCGTGGCACAAGAACAAGCAGCCGCAGCTCAAGCGCAACAGGCACAAGCAAATGAAGCACAAGTCTTAGTTACCAGAACTGGAGCAAAGTACCATACGCATAAGTGTGGTAACGGTGACTACTATCCTGCGACAATGAGTGAAGCATTGGCACGCGGATTGACCCCTTGCGAAAAATGTTACTAAAATAATTTATGCAGTATACGAAATGATCACTCTGATCTCGTATACTGCTTTTTTCTTATCAATTTCATAATCTAGTCTACATCTTCTTATCCCTCCTTTTCACTTATGTAATCCAATTTTTTTGTGTCAATGATCCACTTCAAATAATAATAATTATTATTTAATAAAAATACAGTTGATTCAATTCACCTATCTGTGCTATAATAGTTATGGAATTTCGTTATCAACGTATCGTTGCCTTTCAACAGAACAATAAGAAAGGAGAATGACTATGACATTCTATAACAAAGAATTACAATATCGTGTCACTCTTAATACCGATTTAAATCTTTTCGTCGTGTTCGACAAAGAAGATAGCAATCGTGTTGCGACTGGTGTAACGATCGAACAAGCAGTGCAAGAACTTAAAAAATCCGCATAGGAGTGAAAACCTCGAATGGACGATTGCAACTCTAGTTCACAATAAGACACCTACTTGAAAGGTCAAAGTAGGTGTCTTAAATTTTTATATGCGTGATGAAACTCCACTCTTATCTTACATATGACGATCGAATGATTCTAGCTTGTTCTTAGGAATATTCTCTTTTTCAATTATTTGATCCTATTTTTAGCAATTTGAATAAGTACCTGATTTGCACTAATCTTCAACTAATTCTTACAATCTTTTTTACTTTGTGCTAAAATTTCTTTTTCAAGATGAAAATATTTTTGTCTTTAGAAGCCGTTTACAAGGAGGTTTGGAAGTGAAATCAGCGATAGCTTATTCTTTATGTGATACAAGAAATTGACGCTTCGATGTTTTCAATATGCTATGGAAAAAAATCTAACCGTATGGATTTTACTATTATGTTTGATCATTGGACTAGCTTTATTACTTTTTAATGTGATTAGTTGGACAACATACTTTGTTGTAGTATTAATTATTGCTGGATTGACGTTCTTTGAAAAAAAGCGACGCTCAAACCTTAATAAGTAAAACTCTTTTGATTATATAAAGGCAACGAAATCTGCATTAGAAATGCATTGCTAAATAAGCGCCACTACTCGAAAATCATTTTCATGATTTCGAAAAGGGTGACGCTTATTTATAATGATGTGAATTTTAAACATTTCAATTATATTAAATGATAGAAGTGATGAGATGACAAATACACTTTTTATCCCACTAAGTTAGTGTAATAATTCTGGCAGTCCAAATACTTCAAATCCATAGATTCTTGCTGCAGTGTCTGATCCTTGTGTTGGTTTGTCAATACGTAATCGGACATATCGTGCAGATTGTACTGCAAAAGTCTCGCCGGAGCTACTCGCCGTATTATTGGTAGTTTTGGCAACTTCTTTATATATCGCTCCATCTTCACTTATTTCGATCGCATATGCTTTTGTATTCATGTCAGGACTTTCTCCACCTGCTTGCGCATGGTCTATGCGAACTTCACTAATGGTTTGAACATTCCCTAAATCAAGTGTCAATTCGTGTGGTGGCATACCCGTTGCACACCATTTAGTCGTCAAGTCGCCATCGATTGCAAAATGAGGGGCTTCCGCTTCGTTGGTATAAGAGGAAGCGGTCGCTTTCGCGTTTCGTGATAACAGCGGTAACTCCATTGGTACTTTATTAGAAATTGTAATCAAACCATTTTTTTCAGCAGGTGTCTCCCCTGCTTGATTGCTTGCCGTTAATTTGACTTTATAAACACCTTCTTTGTGGTAAGTGACAACTGGCGAATGTTCATGACTTGTCGTAATATCCCCACCTTCAAATTCCCAAGTAACCGTTTCAGTGTTTAAGGATGACGTGTTTGTAAAAGTAATCGCTGATCCTGGAGCAGCTAACGTTCTTGAAGCAGTAAAATCAGCTCTCGGCACTTTATTATCCGGCCAATCAAAAGAAACGGCCTCTGAAGGTTCACCTTGATTACCCAGCGCATCAACAGGCACGACAATCAATTTGGTTTGCGCGGTGTCTAAGGTTCGTTCAAGGGCATTGATATAATGATTCGTAGCTGGTGTTGCTCCTAAGAAAGATTTTGAGTTATCAGGATTCAACCGGTAGATCTCATAGTAGCATGCTTGACTCTCCGTCTCATCCCAAGCCAGTCGTATGCCAGCGTATCGCCCTTCCTCTTCATCAAATGCAACATCTTCAAGCCTCAGTCCCGAAACTTTTGTGGTTGG is part of the Enterococcus mundtii genome and harbors:
- a CDS encoding glycosyltransferase family 8 protein, whose translation is MNRRKEVAVVSSCNTKFVPHLAALFVSILENSDPKVFVRFYVIDDDIELESKNLLRYSVKNSRMNTDVEFLKINKKFFKNLVTSDRIPETAYYRIAIPELFRGKNVERILYMDCDMIALNDISKLWDLEFNGAVMAAVEDAGFHQRLEKMEIEADSMRYFNSGLMLINVEKWLEQNITKNVLKFIEENPEKLRFHDQDALNAILHDRWIALHPKWNAQGYIMAKAKQHPTAQGEEEYEEARRKPYIIHYSGHIKPWSEEFKGASKKYYEKYANMTAFRCVKSFPKYPLYARVQRNTELSH
- a CDS encoding magnesium transporter CorA family protein, encoding MLEYYLIDENKKVIAADEEHFNWLVIDTSDTEEIEQVTRTYQLPEDIFVGMTYPEEVSRLEHLSGTSLNNPISLVLLNLSSEKEKIERRLTPLSFVISNDLLITCRDEKTNFIDRLIEHHGNKIDSFEKVIVYAALDIYTHFVKELREMKTRIDSLDQEARKTTENEELYKQADLERDIVYIDHTLRDQKETMDLLWETPEFKERVNDEQLLYDVRLRQRQTEKMILIYRDLLESIGDLFNGMMDNNLNHLMKYLDSTALIISVPAMIAGIWGMNTGGLPGEDSATGFLLVLGGSIVAAAALGYHLFRKDYTK
- a CDS encoding SDR family oxidoreductase, with the protein product MTEPNLIDPRKLYHTEEFPKQDQETPALQKDMKPVPDCGEESYKGTEQLANRRVLITGADSGIGRAAAIAFAREGADVAIQFFPGEEEDAQQVAHYIEEAGRKALLLPYDLRDEAAPKEIIQKTVDAFGGLDTLVLNAAQQISSPSIAEIPLEQVKDTFAVNIIAMFALVKEAIPHIPAGGAILTTTSVQAFNPSEHLLDYAATKASIANFTIGLAKQLAPKGIRVNGVAPGPIWTPLQLDAGQPKEDLPEFGQQALLERAGQPAELAPVYVFLASNKASYVTAQIYGITGGEAINL
- a CDS encoding cold-shock protein, whose amino-acid sequence is MNNGTVKWFNADKGFGFITGEDGNDVFAHFSAIQGDGFKTLDEGQAVTFDVEDGQRGPQAINIVKA
- a CDS encoding isochorismatase family cysteine hydrolase, whose amino-acid sequence is MLVVIDMQNHILDPTSEFYIEDAEALVERVNTRLNQARAANEYVLFTRDIPIDRKDEAESEDLKIIPTLSPLPNEREIKKYYFTLPPETLTEIKHSLFERKEEQKTIEVVGIETNLCVLSNTIALQSAFPEADFIIDSSLVSSRVHEPQALKLLKDFNVYVKD
- a CDS encoding Cof-type HAD-IIB family hydrolase — encoded protein: MKLAAIDLDGTLLDSQGVVPQENIRALKAFSSNGGIVTIATGRNSISAKDVFAQLGVSGYLISSNGALISEMKDGKIDYVLRRSKIEVPILKKAFYLAKEAKISIIASRETQDDQITFDETALVKDDPYYQHFNLQNHSFDEITKQLDDPSLSYLKLALTDKNEEKLQKIQAELKKEGIDSVFSDPHFLEITPKNITKAHSLLFLTEYLGLSSEDVMAFGDQENDLAMLEFSGLSVAMGNAQEHVKDLADEVTETNDEAGVANFLNDHFL
- a CDS encoding glycosyltransferase family 8 protein, with the translated sequence MEIKYGTVPVVTASDENYAPYLSVMIATALENANKMRHIYFYVIDDGLSEYSKEGLRQTVAQHSEHASIQFLTVEKDVYEDFLVSDHITTTAYLRISLPKTLAKYNYKKVLYLDADVLVLDDIVALYDESLNGKTIGAVIDPGQTKALKRLGIDSEEYYFNSGVMVIDIDQWNEKDITDKTIQFLKENGEQIIYHDQDALNGVLYGDWEQLHPKWNMQCSLIFERHPAPDKKYEELYKSGNEAPSIVHFTGHDKPWNTLEDHPYTQIYLKNLAHSVLMKVGEVNE
- a CDS encoding helix-turn-helix domain-containing protein, coding for MTIEEAILLDTLHCRLNFLKDKKHLTTPQVAEKVNLPIETYKNYEDGKNIPSIIELIFIADFYDTTIDYLIGRTEAS
- the amaP gene encoding alkaline shock response membrane anchor protein AmaP, with the translated sequence MNKGAKTIGAILLILLLSVLIFAMLLSSVYPLPFKLEEFRFLSLTNFYVQQYVFWVTAAFAVLTLILILVLLFYPKTYRSFLLKKGDGELTLDKKAIEGMVRSRLTKEEFVSSPKVTIKATKNKIDVKVKGELKRTSSLIGKTGALMSDIERDVKQIIGTDEPVNVLINYTGFDSPQSKRVEHSRVQ
- a CDS encoding TIGR02328 family protein, encoding MRLWHQSLLQSLPRQQLLGQHRECCALRGNGWGRKHATVDYVFTHSPYKLFQYHLLVMEEMKKQNYKPGEEWFDPLYRGKICEPYSTLSPIEWTSPLYPEHDQIYLAECVANLEQKGIIL
- a CDS encoding iron-sulfur cluster biosynthesis family protein — protein: MEITLTRNAMDILKEKAGEQSKLALALINSKDPFLRDKGACAKGSFFQIIPFVTEFGLYVTKINHPSLEIYTSQSEQCYLGKHLTMDYDHVLNSFSLENEIAVLDHNIKLTNCFFS
- a CDS encoding flavodoxin family protein — protein: MRILFINASPNKEGMTVKWGEKILKDIDYTVLHLVDYSINQLGQMTEKDEFDKVMGVIKQADVLVIGTPIYWWDVTGLLKTFIDRWTDLFEYGLDTPDAPLYQKSVFWFVQGSAPEEAISGIRRMLSNVSDRFLMQKLGMIYQKKDIASSNEQIKQMR